The Candidatus Firestonebacteria bacterium RIFOXYD2_FULL_39_29 genomic sequence TTTGATATTTCTAAACCATCAATTTCTCATCATCTTTCATCCCTTAAGAACGCCAATCTTGTATCGGAAAAAAGGGATGGACAGCATATAATATACTCGCTTAATCTTTCTGTAATGGAAGAGGTAGCGGCGGCATTTTTTGAGTTATTTAAGAAAAGAGG encodes the following:
- a CDS encoding ArsR family transcriptional regulator; translated protein: MNSNNVFVALSDETRRDILALLKKKNMSAGEIAAKFDISKPSISHHLSSLKNANLVSEKRDGQHIIYSLNLSVMEEVAAAFFELFKKRGGSK